One window from the genome of Garra rufa chromosome 1, GarRuf1.0, whole genome shotgun sequence encodes:
- the atf7ip2 gene encoding activating transcription factor 7-interacting protein 1 isoform X1 has translation MKRSRYEDDSLHSDQESGQKANKLPRSEIEKIISDKVVTAIEQSDYKMKNLMERISEVNGESKYDSRIKKLEAHVRKIKRRGDAVFAYIRKFRSLESSQSQSPPPSVSPPPVQPQQCISPAEPEVNISRSSANGGCFNDNASVSSADNDEMTTLRRPKQGFWQSLRSKNPVVDLTEEDRVARLKEESLVTQPSDQKLEPPLKPKQPSNTPPVAIKEENQSVMEEERVSSSVQLEEDWQSKLQPYPDTPFPKELPVVAASYNLPPKPVVKLACIGSAQELVIGWSVERNDPHAAEMDCYYIYVSHEHKNGTFSGWKCLGEIKAIPLPIACQVTECREDKRLCFIVVGKDIFGRYGPYSDVRTVSP, from the exons ATGAAAAGGTCCAGATATGAGGACGACTCATTACACTCGGATCAAGAGAGTGGGCAGAAGGCGAACAAGCTCCCTCGATCCGAG ATTGAAAAGATCATTTCAGATAAGGTTGTGACTGCGATCGAGCAGTCTGACTACAAGATGAAGAATCTGATGGAGAGAATCAGTGAGGTGAATGGTGAATCCAAATACGATTCCAGAATCAAGAAATTGGAA GCTCATGTAAGGAAAATCAAACGAAGGGGAGATGCAGTATTTGCATATATCAGAAAGTTTAGATCCTTGGAGAGTTCTCAGAGTCAG TCTCCTCCTCCTTCTGTAAGTCCTCCTCCTGTGCAACCACAGCAATGCATCTCTCCAGCTGAACCAGAAGTGAATATATCCAG aagtTCAGCCAATGGAGGGTGTTTCAATGACAACGCTTCAGTGTCATCAGCAG ACAACGATGAGATGACCACATTGAGAAGACCAAAGCAAGGGTTCTGGCAGAGTTTG CGGTCTAAGAATCCAGTTGTTGACCTTACGGAAGAAGACAGAG TAGCCCGACTGAAAGAAGAGAGTCTGGTTACCCAACCGTCAGATCAG AAACTGGAACCACCTTTAAAACCAAAACAACCATCAAACACACCCCCTGTAGCCATTAAAG AAGAAAATCAAAGTGTTATGGAGGAAGAGCGTGTCAGTTCTTCAGTACAGTTGGAG GAGGACTGGCAATCCAAACTCCAGCCATACCCAGACACTCCATTTCCCAAAGAGCTTCCGGTTGTAGCTGCCTCTTATAACTTGCCCCCAAAGCCAGTGGTGAAACTAGCTTGCATTGGAAGCGCACAAGAATTAGTCATCGGGTGGAGCGTCGAACGGAATGATCCCCACGCAGCAGAGATGGATTGCTACTACATTTATGTTTCCCACGAACACAAAAATGGCACTTTCTCAGGATGGAAGTGCCTTGGAGAGATCAAAGCCATACCTCTTCCTATCGCTTGCCAGGTGACAGAATGCAGAGAAGATAAACGACTGTGCTTTATCGTTGTGGGGAAGGACATATTTGGCCGTTACGGGCCGTACAGTGACGTACGTACTGTTTCCCCATGA
- the atf7ip2 gene encoding uncharacterized protein atf7ip2 isoform X2 has translation MKRSRYEDDSLHSDQESGQKANKLPRSEIEKIISDKVVTAIEQSDYKMKNLMERISEVNGESKYDSRIKKLEAHVRKIKRRGDAVFAYIRKFRSLESSQSQSPPPSVSPPPVQPQQCISPAEPEVNISRSSANGGCFNDNASVSSADNDEMTTLRRPKQGFWQSLRSKNPVVDLTEEDRARLKEESLVTQPSDQKLEPPLKPKQPSNTPPVAIKEENQSVMEEERVSSSVQLEEDWQSKLQPYPDTPFPKELPVVAASYNLPPKPVVKLACIGSAQELVIGWSVERNDPHAAEMDCYYIYVSHEHKNGTFSGWKCLGEIKAIPLPIACQVTECREDKRLCFIVVGKDIFGRYGPYSDVRTVSP, from the exons ATGAAAAGGTCCAGATATGAGGACGACTCATTACACTCGGATCAAGAGAGTGGGCAGAAGGCGAACAAGCTCCCTCGATCCGAG ATTGAAAAGATCATTTCAGATAAGGTTGTGACTGCGATCGAGCAGTCTGACTACAAGATGAAGAATCTGATGGAGAGAATCAGTGAGGTGAATGGTGAATCCAAATACGATTCCAGAATCAAGAAATTGGAA GCTCATGTAAGGAAAATCAAACGAAGGGGAGATGCAGTATTTGCATATATCAGAAAGTTTAGATCCTTGGAGAGTTCTCAGAGTCAG TCTCCTCCTCCTTCTGTAAGTCCTCCTCCTGTGCAACCACAGCAATGCATCTCTCCAGCTGAACCAGAAGTGAATATATCCAG aagtTCAGCCAATGGAGGGTGTTTCAATGACAACGCTTCAGTGTCATCAGCAG ACAACGATGAGATGACCACATTGAGAAGACCAAAGCAAGGGTTCTGGCAGAGTTTG CGGTCTAAGAATCCAGTTGTTGACCTTACGGAAGAAGACAGAG CCCGACTGAAAGAAGAGAGTCTGGTTACCCAACCGTCAGATCAG AAACTGGAACCACCTTTAAAACCAAAACAACCATCAAACACACCCCCTGTAGCCATTAAAG AAGAAAATCAAAGTGTTATGGAGGAAGAGCGTGTCAGTTCTTCAGTACAGTTGGAG GAGGACTGGCAATCCAAACTCCAGCCATACCCAGACACTCCATTTCCCAAAGAGCTTCCGGTTGTAGCTGCCTCTTATAACTTGCCCCCAAAGCCAGTGGTGAAACTAGCTTGCATTGGAAGCGCACAAGAATTAGTCATCGGGTGGAGCGTCGAACGGAATGATCCCCACGCAGCAGAGATGGATTGCTACTACATTTATGTTTCCCACGAACACAAAAATGGCACTTTCTCAGGATGGAAGTGCCTTGGAGAGATCAAAGCCATACCTCTTCCTATCGCTTGCCAGGTGACAGAATGCAGAGAAGATAAACGACTGTGCTTTATCGTTGTGGGGAAGGACATATTTGGCCGTTACGGGCCGTACAGTGACGTACGTACTGTTTCCCCATGA